A region of the Nitrospirota bacterium genome:
CTTGTTTTTAGATATTTTGCTCACTTGAAATGCCCCTTTCTTTGGTTATTGCGCTTCCCACGCTTCTTATTTTAACCAATAGATTCGGGGCATTTCTACCTCTTACTGTTTGTTTTTTGTTTTATCGCGCTTCTTTAAGGACTAACGTCTGAAAGGTTCCTGTCGATAACATCAACAGGGATTTTTTCACGATTAATCATTCGTTTTATTCCCGTTTCCTTTACCCCTCTGTAGTAGTTCCGGGAGCCTAATAAACTGTGTATGTAGATGCCGGGAACACCCTTCAGGGCGAGCATAACAGCCTGCGATGCAAGAAATCTCTTTACCGCAAGTGAATCGTTCTTATGAGCCGGGTCGTTAATGGCATCGAAATAGGTGATGTTGAGCTCATATGGTACTTCTTCCCCATCTTTCAGTTCATATGATATGAGGCCGCCATGTTCCTCTGTCATTTGTACCAGGTTTGAGAGTTCTTTATTGTCAAGTATTCCCTTGGCGCCTGACAGCCCTATGCCGTCATGGGATGCAAGAAAGTCAAAAAACAGGAGATCCTGCCTGGTTTTGCTGGTCTCTTCCTGTATATGCCCGGTATCATGCCGTGCACAGGCATCCAGTACAAGCGGGGGGAGGGAAAACTGATATACCATATTTGCCTCGTGCCCTTCGCCAAAGTAGGATATGTTGTCCTTATACGGAAAATTAGCCTCTGTCAGGATGAGCGCGTATGGTGCAACGTACTCCATTATCCTTCTCAGGAGTTTAACAATTTGATGTGTTTTTGACAAGTTTACGCAACTGGTGTGCGGTTCTTTCCATATATAGCCGACAGCATCCAGGCGTATAATCTCGGCCCCCTGAGAGAGGTAAAACAGAAACACATCAACTATCTCCAGAAGAACCGCAGGGTTTTTGTAGTTGAGGTCTACCTGGTCTGCACTAAAGGTAGTCCACACATATTTTTCCCCCATGGCGGTATTGAATACGGTAAACAAGGGGGTTTCTCGCGGCCGGAAGACCTCCGGCATCTCTGTTTTATTGTCACTCACGATGAAATAATCCCCGTATCGCTTATCACCCTCCAGGAACCCCTTGAACCACGTCGATTTGCTTGATACGTGGTTCATAACCAGGTCGACCATCAAACGGTAGTCCTGCGCAATTTTCCGGATATGTTCCCATGTCCCAAAACGGGGGTCCACCTCTTTGTAATTTATGATTGCATATCCCCCGTCTGAACTGCTGGGGAAAAAGGATACTATATGAAGACCGGTTACGGCATCTCCTACATGTTTTTTCAGGAAACGGTGAAGGGTGGAGAGGGGTTTTTCACCTGTAGAGTATATGGTATCGGGATAGGTAATGAGGACGGCATCTTTTTCATTCAGCACAACATGGTTGTTGTATTTTCTCCTTTTCTCAACAATTACCTCACTCTCTCCGTAGGCGTCCATCAGGGTTTTCAGGCTGGCTGATAGTTCATGAGCCGCTTCTTTTGAATAAATGATCCTTAAAATGGCCTTTATATGTTTCAGTATCGATATCCGGGACATGGCAAAGTTCTTTTCAGGCATTTCCGCAGCAACAGCTTTAAAGATTTTCAGACAAGGCTTCAGCTGAATCATTGATGCCCTGCCTGAATCTCCCTATAACTTATTCTTCCCCGCGATATAGGACGCCAGTTCAAGTAATCGTCCTGAATACCCGTACTCATTGTCGTACCAGACCAGCACCTTGACGACCCTGTCCATAATCACCCTGGTAGAGGGGGCATCCACGATTCCGGAGTGAGGATTACTGATGATATCTGCCGACACGATCTCATCGTCATTATAATCCAGGATCCCCTTAAGCGCTCCATTGGCTGCATTTTTCAGGGCGGCATTTACCGTCTCTACCGAAACATCCTTTTTCAGGTGTGCCACTATGTCCGTTATCGCGCCGTCCGGTATTGGCGCCCTCACTGCAATGGCATCCATTTTACCTTTCAGTTCCGGGATAACCAGGGCGGTGGCCTTTGCCGCTCCGGTTGAAGTAGGTATCAGGGAAGTTGCCGCAGCGCGGCCCCTTCGCCTCTTGCGAGCGGGACGGTCCACTATTGCCTGGCTGGCGGTGTATGCATGGATGGTTGTGGCCATAAGGTATTCAATACCGAAGACATCGTTCAGTACCTTAACCGCCGGTGCAAGGGAATTAGTCGTGCACGAGGCATTTGAAACAACATGATGTTCCCGGGAATTGTACAGTTTTTCGTTTACCCCCATCACAACTGTCAGGTCCGCACTTTCGGAAGGTGCACTGATGATAACCACGGAGGCCCCGGCCTCTAAGTGTTTTGCAGCACCTTCCCGTTTCCTGAAAAGCCCTGTACACTCCAACACAATATCAACGCCAAGGGCCTTCCAGGGAAGAGCTGCCGGGTCTTTTTCACTCAGAATGGTCAATCTTTGCGCTCCGAGTTGAAGATAATCCGGACCGGCTTCAACAGGAAAAGAAGCACCGCCGTGCACGGAATCATAACGCACCAGATATGCAAGTTCCTCCGGCGGAGTCAGGTCGTTGGCTGCAACGATTTCGACATTTTCTGGTGAATTGGATAAGTAGTGACGTAAAACCAGCCGTCCGATACGGCCCAGACCATTGATGGCAATTCTTTTCATGATATTCCCTCCTTTTGTTGACGAATTAAAAAATCCTGTTTGCCCTCAGCACAATAAAGGCTGACTCTTACCTCACAAAGGCTCCCCTTCCGGCAAAAACCGCTGCCTCTCCCAGATCCTCCTCAATCCTCATGAGTTGATTGTACTTCTCAACCCTCTCTCCACGGCAGGGCGCCCCGGATTTCAGGTGGCCGGTCCCCATGGCAACGGTGAGGTCGGCGATAAAGGAATCTACTGTCTCTCCGCTTCGGTGGGAGACCATGGCGCCCCAGGCGTGTTTCTGTGCCAGCCTTACCGCTGCAACCGTCTCTGAAACAGTGCCTACCTGGTTCAGCTTTATTAACACTGCATTGGCCACGTCCTCTTTTATTCCGCGTTCAATGCGTTTGATGTTTGTTACAAAAAGGTCATCTCCCACGAGTTCTATCCTGCCGCCCAGTTTCCCGTTTAATATCTTCCACCCCTCCCAATCGTCTTCCGCCAGTCCGTCTTCCAGCACCACGATGGGATATTTTGTGATCAGCGCTTCATATTTCTCTACCATCTCTTCAGCGGTTAACTCCCTGCCTTCTGTTCTGAGCAGGTACCTGCCGTCCTTGTAAAAACCGCTCGATGCCGGGTCAATGGCAATCCCTATGTCCCTGCCCGGTTTGTACCCGGCCTCTTCAATGGCCCTGATGATAAGATCGAGGGGTTCTTCATTCGAGGATACCTTTGGTGCAAATCCGCCCTCATCGCCGATGCCCGTGCTGTGGCCCTCATTCTTCAGTACATCCTTCAAGGCGTGGTATGTCTCGCTTCCCCACCTGAGGGCACTCCTGAAATCAGGCGCCCCATAGGGCACGATCATATATTCCTGAAAATCAGCACTCTGCCAGTTCGCATGAACTCCACCGTTCATTATATTCATCATGGGAACCGGTAAGAGGGCGGCATTCGAACCGCCGAGATATTTATAGAGGGGGATATCCAGTGCTGAGGCTGCCGCACGCGCAGCAGCCATGGAGACGCCCAGTATTGCATTGGCGCCGAGCCTGCCCTTGTTGGGGGTCCCGTCAAGATCGATCATCAATTTATCCAGCAATGCCTGATTCAGGACATCCTGCCCGGCGAGTTCTCCGGCTATCACGTTGTTGACGTTATCAACTGCCTTCAAGGCTCCTTTCCCCCCATACTCTTTTGGATCCCCGTCTCTCAGTTCAACCGCTTCGTGTACCCCAGTAGAGGCACCGGAGGGAACTGCTGCTCGGCCTCTTGCACCGCAGTTCAGTTCCATATCAACCTCTACGGTCGGGTTGCCCCTTGAATCCAGTATCTCTCTTGCCCTGATTGTCCTGATCGCCGTGTGCATTGCGCAACCTCCGTTTTAACTGAATAAGTTAGTCCCGTCATCCTTTATCAACGGAAACCTGTCTGGCTACTGATTCTGTGGCCCTTTTAATCTCTTCCTCATCACCGAGGTAATAATGTTTTGTTGCCTTGAGGTTATCGTTCAGTTCATATACCAACGGAAACCCCGTAGGGATATTGAGACCTGCAATCTCGTCATCAGAGACGTTATCAAGGTATTTGATTAAAGCCCGAAGGCTGTTCCCGTGGGCTGCGATCAAGACCTTTTTACCCTCCCGCAAAGATGGTTCGATTGTTTCGTGCCAGTAAGGGAGTACGCGGTTGAGCGTGTCCTTGAGACACTCGGCAGCCGGCAATTCATCCTCCTTCAGATGCGCATACCTGGGATCATATCTGGGGTGGCGTTTGTCTGTTCTGTCCAGGGCTGGCGGTCGTATATCGTAGCTCCGACGCCATTTATGAACCTGCTCATAGCCGTACTTTTCAACTGTGGCCTTTTTGTTAAGGCCCTGCAGCGCACCATAATGTCTTTCGTTAAGCCTCCAGGAACGATACACGGGAAGCCACATGAGGTCCATTCCGTCCATGACTATCCACAATGTTCTGATAGCCCGCTTGAGTACCGATGTGTATGTCACATCAAATGAGTATCCCCCGTCAAGCAGCAGTTGGCCTGCCTTGCGGGCCTGCTCCTTGCCACGCTCTGTCAGGTCAACATCCGTCCAGCCCGTAAACCTGTTTTCCATGTTCCATATGCTCTCTCCGTGCCGCAGCAGAACCAGTTTTAACATCTGATCACCATCCTATTTCGAGTTATAGATATTAAGGGCCTCTTCCGGGCTCGCATCCTCCACGGTAACGGCATAAATGGCGTTACACATGCGGATTGCCTCATCAAAGGACCTTTGATGAATATTCCTGCCGGTAGCATTTCCAGCAGCACCGCTGACATGTATCTGGTCGTAAAGCCTCTGTAGAAAGGCAGCGGCATCATCACTGGCCCCACCTGCACAAACCACCCTGGTGCGTCCTGCTGACAGGATGGCCTCCTTGAACAGCTCACTCGATTCATAGCCCTCCTTCTTCGGGTAATTCACCTTGGCAAAATCAGCGCCAAGGCATGCTGCTACACCTGTAACACCGGCAATCAGGTGGGGGTCTTTCTCGTCCCTGACTGCCTTGCCGCGTGGATACATCCATAATACCGTTACCAGCCCATACTGATGGGCATTGTAGATAATCCGGGCTGCCTGATGGAACATCTCTGCCTCATGTTCACTTCCGGGGTAGAGGGTATATCCCACGGCCAGTATTTTCAGGCCGCTGCTGTCACGAAAATCCACCACCTGTTTAACATCCAGCCATTGCTGACTGAAAGGATCTGCCTGAGACGTTTTTACGAGATTTGTCTTTGAGTTCAGTTTTGCCAGGTAAGGCACGTCCGGGTAATCCATGCCATACCTGGCAATCAGTCCAAGCTGTGTGGCGAAGACCCCGATCTTTCCCTGACCGGCTATCCTGAAGAGGTGCTCCGGATCGCTGTCATCAGGGTGGATTCCTTCACCATAAAAATCGTCATTCAGGTGTTCAACCTTCTGGTCACCGGCAAAGAGCATCAACCTTCCACTATTCCCTGTTATGGTGGAATAGTTCTCAAGATACGTTTTACGCATGCCCTTTGGAACGTCCAGGGGAATTGTTGTATCCATAACAAACCTCCATAGAAGAATTTATTTATGCTGACTTTTACTCTTTATGTAACAGAAGAATTGCCAGAGACCTCTCCGGGAGTAAATATCCCTCCTTTAGCGCCTCTGCCTCTTTCCCGGCTTCATGGATATCCTCCGGCGTATCTCTGGATGTATCAACTCTAACGTGCCATTTTCCCGTGCTGGGGGCAGGTGGTATAAGAAAACTTTTCTCAACAGGATCAGCATTAAATAGGAGGCATAGGTCCTCTTCCTCCTCACCAGCAAGGATTATGCAACCAAAGCTCCGGCTTGAATAACCCCAGTCAGGGCTGCCCCCGTTGTGGTTGAACCACAGGATATCCCTGTCGGTGTAAAACTTTTCCCTGCTCAGGACTTTATGTTCCTTTCTGAATGCGATCATCTCTCTGGCAAAGCGATATATCTCCTGATTTTTCCTCAATAATTGCCAGTCATACCACGAGATTTCATTATCCTGACAGTAAGCGTTGTTGTTGCCTTTTTGTGTCCTGCGAAATTCATCCCCGCCAAGCAGCATCGGTACACCCCTGGAGATCAGGAGTGTTGCAAGCATATTCTTTATCTGACGTATCCTGATACGCTCAGTTGCCTCCTCATCTGCCGGACCTTCTGCTCCGTAATTAAAGCTGTAGTTCTCACTCGTTCCGTCTTCATTGTTCTCGCCGTTGACTTCGTTATGCTTATGGTTGTAGCTTACCAGGTCATTAAGGGTAAACCCGTCATGACATGTGATAAAGTTGATGCTGTTTAGGGGCTCCTTGCCTTCCTTCTGATATATGTCTGCACTGCCGCATATACGGCTGGCAAGAGCGCCTGCAAACCCGGGGTCTCCACGCCAGAAGCGCCTTGCATCATCTCTGTAACGCCCGTTCCATTCTGCCCACCTTTTTCCAGGGAAAGACCCCACCTGGTATGCACCTGCAGCATCCCACGCCTCAGCAATGAGTTTTGTATCTCGCAGGATCGGATCCTCTGCGATTCGTTCCAGGATGGGAGGGTTTTTCATGATTTCACCGTTTTCATCCCTTCCCATAACAGAAGCCAGGTCAAAACGAAACCCGTCAACATGCATCTCGATGACCCAGTACCGCAGGCAATCAATGATAAAATCACGCACTACGGGATGGTTGCAGTTTAGCGTGTTGCCACACCCGGAATAGTTTTTATAGAAACGCCTGTTGGCCTC
Encoded here:
- the eno gene encoding phosphopyruvate hydratase — protein: MHTAIRTIRAREILDSRGNPTVEVDMELNCGARGRAAVPSGASTGVHEAVELRDGDPKEYGGKGALKAVDNVNNVIAGELAGQDVLNQALLDKLMIDLDGTPNKGRLGANAILGVSMAAARAAASALDIPLYKYLGGSNAALLPVPMMNIMNGGVHANWQSADFQEYMIVPYGAPDFRSALRWGSETYHALKDVLKNEGHSTGIGDEGGFAPKVSSNEEPLDLIIRAIEEAGYKPGRDIGIAIDPASSGFYKDGRYLLRTEGRELTAEEMVEKYEALITKYPIVVLEDGLAEDDWEGWKILNGKLGGRIELVGDDLFVTNIKRIERGIKEDVANAVLIKLNQVGTVSETVAAVRLAQKHAWGAMVSHRSGETVDSFIADLTVAMGTGHLKSGAPCRGERVEKYNQLMRIEEDLGEAAVFAGRGAFVR
- the glgX gene encoding glycogen debranching protein GlgX, which codes for MKTSKGYPLPPGAYLHRNGANFALLSRHATGVCLLLFDIDSEHLLQSIELDPSRNKTGDIWHIRVEGVKENQLYAYRVDGPFSPEDGHRFNKHKLILDPCARAITKQDSIDIEAALPYDPLSPLKDLSFSEEDNTGHMPECILINDRFNWQNDKPPGHKWSETIIYETHVRGLTIHPSSGVQHPGTYRGVTEKIPYLQDLGITAVELMPAQEFLENDTLRLNPVTGERLKNYWGYNPLLFFSPHGKYSGVETTGAQVPEFKTMVRELHKAGIEVILDIVLNHTAEGSEIGPTFSFRGIDNSIYYLLEANRRFYKNYSGCGNTLNCNHPVVRDFIIDCLRYWVIEMHVDGFRFDLASVMGRDENGEIMKNPPILERIAEDPILRDTKLIAEAWDAAGAYQVGSFPGKRWAEWNGRYRDDARRFWRGDPGFAGALASRICGSADIYQKEGKEPLNSINFITCHDGFTLNDLVSYNHKHNEVNGENNEDGTSENYSFNYGAEGPADEEATERIRIRQIKNMLATLLISRGVPMLLGGDEFRRTQKGNNNAYCQDNEISWYDWQLLRKNQEIYRFAREMIAFRKEHKVLSREKFYTDRDILWFNHNGGSPDWGYSSRSFGCIILAGEEEEDLCLLFNADPVEKSFLIPPAPSTGKWHVRVDTSRDTPEDIHEAGKEAEALKEGYLLPERSLAILLLHKE
- a CDS encoding alpha-amylase family glycosyl hydrolase; amino-acid sequence: MIQLKPCLKIFKAVAAEMPEKNFAMSRISILKHIKAILRIIYSKEAAHELSASLKTLMDAYGESEVIVEKRRKYNNHVVLNEKDAVLITYPDTIYSTGEKPLSTLHRFLKKHVGDAVTGLHIVSFFPSSSDGGYAIINYKEVDPRFGTWEHIRKIAQDYRLMVDLVMNHVSSKSTWFKGFLEGDKRYGDYFIVSDNKTEMPEVFRPRETPLFTVFNTAMGEKYVWTTFSADQVDLNYKNPAVLLEIVDVFLFYLSQGAEIIRLDAVGYIWKEPHTSCVNLSKTHQIVKLLRRIMEYVAPYALILTEANFPYKDNISYFGEGHEANMVYQFSLPPLVLDACARHDTGHIQEETSKTRQDLLFFDFLASHDGIGLSGAKGILDNKELSNLVQMTEEHGGLISYELKDGEEVPYELNITYFDAINDPAHKNDSLAVKRFLASQAVMLALKGVPGIYIHSLLGSRNYYRGVKETGIKRMINREKIPVDVIDRNLSDVSP
- the gap gene encoding type I glyceraldehyde-3-phosphate dehydrogenase; the protein is MKRIAINGLGRIGRLVLRHYLSNSPENVEIVAANDLTPPEELAYLVRYDSVHGGASFPVEAGPDYLQLGAQRLTILSEKDPAALPWKALGVDIVLECTGLFRKREGAAKHLEAGASVVIISAPSESADLTVVMGVNEKLYNSREHHVVSNASCTTNSLAPAVKVLNDVFGIEYLMATTIHAYTASQAIVDRPARKRRRGRAAATSLIPTSTGAAKATALVIPELKGKMDAIAVRAPIPDGAITDIVAHLKKDVSVETVNAALKNAANGALKGILDYNDDEIVSADIISNPHSGIVDAPSTRVIMDRVVKVLVWYDNEYGYSGRLLELASYIAGKNKL
- the gpmA gene encoding 2,3-diphosphoglycerate-dependent phosphoglycerate mutase — protein: MLKLVLLRHGESIWNMENRFTGWTDVDLTERGKEQARKAGQLLLDGGYSFDVTYTSVLKRAIRTLWIVMDGMDLMWLPVYRSWRLNERHYGALQGLNKKATVEKYGYEQVHKWRRSYDIRPPALDRTDKRHPRYDPRYAHLKEDELPAAECLKDTLNRVLPYWHETIEPSLREGKKVLIAAHGNSLRALIKYLDNVSDDEIAGLNIPTGFPLVYELNDNLKATKHYYLGDEEEIKRATESVARQVSVDKG
- a CDS encoding aldolase gives rise to the protein MDTTIPLDVPKGMRKTYLENYSTITGNSGRLMLFAGDQKVEHLNDDFYGEGIHPDDSDPEHLFRIAGQGKIGVFATQLGLIARYGMDYPDVPYLAKLNSKTNLVKTSQADPFSQQWLDVKQVVDFRDSSGLKILAVGYTLYPGSEHEAEMFHQAARIIYNAHQYGLVTVLWMYPRGKAVRDEKDPHLIAGVTGVAACLGADFAKVNYPKKEGYESSELFKEAILSAGRTRVVCAGGASDDAAAFLQRLYDQIHVSGAAGNATGRNIHQRSFDEAIRMCNAIYAVTVEDASPEEALNIYNSK